A genomic region of Streptococcus suis contains the following coding sequences:
- a CDS encoding transketolase family protein — translation MRQTKEMRLVYSDFLAQVGQEDTTIAAIEADLSSSMATNKLSSVLGGRYVNVGIMEQEMVGVAAGLSLLGYKPYIHTFGPFASRRVYDQVFISLAYAQLNATVIGSDAGVSAEMNGGTHMPFEELGLMRLIPKARVYEVSDDVQFQAVLKETIKVDGLKYIRTIRKAPTPIYQGGEDFSKGYCVLRQGEDMTLLASGIMVEQALKAADQLEAQGVSVQVIDLFRIKPIHEDIPALLSGRPVLTVENHNRIGGLGSSICELMATDLTTPVHRIGIEESFGQVGQQVYLMDVYGLTAEHIVKQAQLMLQQ, via the coding sequence ATGAGACAGACAAAGGAGATGCGACTGGTTTATAGTGATTTTCTAGCTCAGGTAGGGCAGGAAGACACAACCATAGCAGCTATTGAAGCAGATTTATCCAGTTCAATGGCTACCAACAAATTGTCCTCTGTTCTGGGTGGACGCTATGTCAATGTAGGTATCATGGAGCAGGAAATGGTAGGGGTAGCAGCTGGATTATCTCTTCTAGGATACAAGCCATACATTCATACCTTTGGACCATTTGCTAGTCGTAGAGTCTATGATCAGGTGTTTATCTCTCTAGCTTATGCCCAGCTTAATGCCACGGTCATTGGTTCCGATGCGGGGGTATCAGCGGAGATGAATGGTGGGACTCACATGCCGTTTGAGGAGCTGGGCTTAATGCGGCTCATTCCAAAAGCGCGTGTTTATGAGGTCAGTGACGATGTCCAGTTTCAAGCTGTTCTTAAAGAAACAATCAAGGTAGACGGGTTGAAGTACATTCGTACCATTCGGAAAGCGCCAACGCCTATTTATCAAGGTGGAGAAGATTTTAGCAAAGGCTACTGTGTCCTTAGGCAAGGGGAGGATATGACCTTGCTTGCGAGTGGTATTATGGTAGAGCAGGCATTAAAGGCGGCGGATCAGTTAGAGGCTCAAGGAGTATCTGTTCAAGTCATTGATCTTTTTCGTATCAAACCAATTCATGAAGACATACCAGCTCTATTATCAGGAAGGCCAGTATTAACTGTAGAAAATCATAATCGAATTGGCGGCTTAGGTAGTAGCATTTGTGAATTAATGGCTACGGATCTGACGACCCCAGTACATCGAATTGGTATTGAGGAATCTTTTGGTCAAGTTGGGCAACAGGTCTATTTGATGGATGTTTATGGACTGACAGCAGAGCATATTGTTAAACAAGCACAATTAATGTTACAACAATAG
- a CDS encoding glycerophosphodiester phosphodiesterase codes for MKKIQREFQKIYYNLDKILLLFFTLFTFMEFVWIPLNSWISEGLLAMTGHAYLSPTNLLSVFAENLLVTGLFILLFFVNIAIAYLELALLFTGVWQLLDEKVKHLPDYLRDVRDSMVAIIRHSSLPKVLFLLFYSVILLPFLRRVLNIYYFNKIVVPQFIVDYLSNTVWLGILILFFLLLFFWLASRFMYALPNIYFEHRSVKESIAYSWKKTKGRKQVSSFFRLIWLVTFPVLLFTGIGILLYLVQLVAEPYLPDTGPSYWLAVVCYAILKLAYYGVVALFMIGFVSLLTGKQLPNYRRKRLRHRLRLAILLVSGLVFGTQGALALYYPFDTLPVTISHRGVDNGNAVQNSIEALEKTSQLKPDYIEMDVQETKDGQFIVMHDTDLLALTGNPGGTHDYTLAELTGMTASENGMAAPVPSFDEYLEKADGLGQKLLVEIKVTKADSPKLTQNFLKKYGQRLIAKGHQMQSLDYRTIIEIKQYSEKLVSFFILPFNSIYPTTVADGYTMEYTSLDQNFMVKSWIRGKSVYAWTPNEEESMTKMLLLQVDGIITDNMTDLQSLMEEMKENRRYPDLFFLQFQSLIYNFE; via the coding sequence ATGAAAAAGATACAACGTGAATTTCAAAAAATATATTACAACTTAGACAAGATTCTTTTGCTCTTTTTTACCCTGTTTACCTTTATGGAATTTGTTTGGATACCGCTCAATTCATGGATTTCTGAGGGACTCTTAGCTATGACAGGGCATGCCTACCTTTCACCGACGAATTTGTTGTCGGTGTTTGCTGAAAATCTGCTCGTGACAGGCTTGTTTATTCTCCTCTTTTTTGTCAACATTGCCATTGCCTATCTAGAATTAGCTCTATTGTTCACAGGGGTTTGGCAACTGTTGGATGAAAAAGTCAAGCACCTCCCCGACTATTTACGGGATGTACGAGATAGTATGGTGGCGATTATCCGTCACAGCAGCCTACCAAAGGTTTTATTTCTACTCTTTTACTCAGTTATTCTTCTCCCATTTCTACGACGGGTATTAAATATCTATTATTTTAATAAAATCGTAGTACCCCAATTTATCGTAGATTACCTATCCAACACAGTCTGGCTAGGAATATTGATTTTGTTCTTTCTCCTCTTGTTCTTCTGGCTCGCATCACGCTTTATGTACGCTCTGCCGAACATTTACTTTGAACACAGGAGTGTGAAGGAATCCATCGCTTATTCTTGGAAGAAGACCAAGGGAAGAAAACAAGTCAGTTCCTTTTTCCGTCTGATTTGGCTGGTCACTTTTCCAGTCCTCCTATTCACAGGAATAGGGATATTGCTCTATCTAGTACAGCTAGTGGCTGAACCTTATCTACCAGACACAGGCCCTTCATATTGGCTGGCAGTTGTTTGTTATGCAATCCTAAAATTAGCCTACTACGGAGTAGTTGCACTCTTTATGATAGGATTTGTAAGTCTCTTAACAGGGAAACAATTGCCAAACTACCGCCGTAAACGCCTCCGTCATCGCCTGCGATTAGCAATTTTGCTAGTATCTGGTCTGGTATTCGGTACCCAAGGAGCGCTTGCACTCTACTATCCCTTCGATACCCTGCCAGTTACCATTTCCCATCGCGGTGTTGACAATGGCAATGCTGTCCAGAACTCTATCGAGGCCTTAGAGAAAACCTCTCAGCTCAAGCCAGATTATATTGAGATGGATGTTCAGGAGACGAAGGATGGTCAGTTTATTGTCATGCATGATACGGATTTATTGGCTTTGACGGGCAATCCCGGAGGTACACATGACTATACTCTTGCAGAGTTGACAGGGATGACTGCATCAGAAAACGGCATGGCAGCTCCAGTTCCTTCTTTTGATGAATATCTTGAAAAAGCGGATGGGCTGGGACAGAAATTATTGGTAGAAATTAAAGTGACCAAGGCAGATTCGCCAAAACTCACCCAGAATTTCTTAAAAAAATACGGTCAACGTTTGATTGCCAAAGGACACCAGATGCAATCATTAGACTACCGTACTATTATCGAAATAAAGCAGTATAGCGAGAAATTAGTATCCTTCTTTATTCTTCCGTTCAACTCTATCTATCCGACGACGGTTGCTGACGGCTATACTATGGAGTATACTTCGCTTGATCAAAACTTTATGGTAAAATCTTGGATTCGTGGGAAGTCAGTTTATGCTTGGACACCGAATGAAGAAGAGAGTATGACC